A segment of the bacterium genome:
GGCGCGGCGACATGACCCTGCTGGCGGTGGAGATCACCACCGGCGTCCGCCACCAGATCCGCGTCCACCTGGCCGCGATCGGCCATCCCATCCGCGGCGACGCGTTGTACGGCGGCTCGCCTGCGCCGCGCCTGATGCTGCATGCCGCGACGCTCGTCGTGCGCCATCCCACGAGCGGCGGCCGGCTGCGGATCGAGAGCCCGCCCCCGACGAGCTTCGCGGCCCCGGCATGATGACCGGCGCCGGTCGCGTCAGGCGGCCTTGCCCTTGCCCTTGGTCTTGGCGCAGGCGCCGCAGAGGTTGTACGCGTTGTTCGGGTCTTCCACCAGGCCGTCGTCCATGTTGTGGCAGACCTTCTTGCACTCGGCGCAGATGAAGTAGACGCCCTCGATCGTCTTGTTGATCCGTTCGCGATTGAGGATGCGCCCCTTCAGCTTCTCGATGCGGATGCCGAGCAGCGTCTCATACTGCCGCTTGATCTTCCGCCGGCCGGCTTCGTCCTTGGGAAGGTCGCTGTCCTCCTGTCCCTCGCCGGCGTCGTTCGCTTCCAGCACGCTGTAGCTCTTCTTGCCCGAGCCCTTGCTCTTCTTGCTCGCTGTGCGCGCCATCGCACTCGCTCCCGTCGCTCGCTCGGCGGCTACTTCGTCCGCGCCATGTAGCCACAGCCCTTGTCGCACACCCAGAAGAATCCCTTCTGCGGACCGTAGCCGGTGAAATAGGTGACACGGCTGTCGGCTCCGCAGCTCGGGCAGGTGTGCTTCACCATCGCCGCTCCGGGCCCCTTCTGGGCGGTTTTCGCCTTCTTCTCGGCCATGATGCGCTTCCTCCTTGGGCGCTAACTCGAACCTCGGGTCGGCAGCAGCGGGTGGTCGCGGGATTGATCGCTGTCCACGATGCCGGGCGATTGCTCACACGGCGGGCCGGAGACTGCCCGACGCTCCAGCGATACCGAAAGCCATTTCCCCAGTCAACGAGGTAGGTCGCCGCGATCGCGCGGATGTGGTAGCCGCCGCAGTTGCCATGTCGCCAGCGCGCCGCCGCCGGCCGGACCGCGGCGCCACCGGTGCCGCCGTCGAGCCGCTCTCATACTGCGACTTCGTCGACCGGGCCCTGTTCGATCCCGCATGGGGCTACTACAGCACCGGCGGGGTGCGTTTCGGCGAGGGCGGGCATTACGACACCTACCCGTTGGCGCTGTCGCCGGTCTTCGGCCGCATGGTGGCCCACTACGCCTTTCGCGTCTGGCAGCGGCGCGGTCGCCCGCCGCGCTTCGAGCTCTGCGAGCTCGGGGCCGGCAACGGCCAGCTCTGCCTCGACACCCTGCTGGGGATCGACGGCGAAGCGCGCCGGCGTCCGACGTGGCGCGCCTTTGCCGCCGCGACGCGTTACCGCATCGTCGAGCGCAGCGTCGGCCTGGTGACGCGCCAGCGCCGGACTCTCGGCCCGCTGGCGGCGCGCGTGACCTGGCAACGCGCCGACCTCGCGCAGCGCGCGCCGGCCGCCTTCGGCCCCGTCGGCCTGATCGTGGCCAACGAGGTGCTGGACTGCCTGCCGCACCACAAGGTGGTCGGCACCAGCGGCGGTCCGGGCGTCGTGCACGTGCAGCCGATGCTCCACCGCCGGCCGCTCGGCCCCGCCGCCCTCGCCGCGGCGATGCGCGACCCCGCGGCGCGCCAGCGCGTGCGCTTCCGCGAGATCGTCCGGCCGCTGCGCCAGCTCCCGGCGCTGGCCCGCTGCATCGCGCGGTACTATCCCGAGTTGCGGGACCTGCCACCGGATGCCCCGCCGGTGTTCGTCGCGCCGCGCCTGGCGTCGCTGCTGGCCAATACCGCGCGCTGCTACACGCGTGCCGACGCGATCTGGATCGACTACGGCGAGCTGCGCCGCTTCCATCTGCGCGCCCCGGAATGGCGCAAGGCCTTTGCCGGGCCGCCACGCTCCGGTCGCAGCATCTATGACGCGCCCGGCGCCGATGACATCACCTTCATGGTGGACTTCACCCTGGCCGCGGACGCGGCGCGCGATGCCGGGTGGCAGGTCGTCGCCTATGGACCGCAGGCCGAGCTGGCGCGGCTGAGCGGTATCGCGGTGGACGACGGGCTGCTGGAGGAGATCGTCCGGCAGCGGGCCCTGGTCTGGATGCTGGCCCTGGCCGGTGTCGGCGCCGAGGCAACGTGGCGCAGCGGCGCGATCGGCCACGCGCGCGGGACGACCGCCGGAGCGGAGCCGGTGCGCCGCTACGTGGCGCGCTCGCTGCGCGAGTTCCGCCGCCGCCGCGGCGCCACGTTCAAGCTGCTACTGCTGCGACGTTAGCCGCCAGCGCCGCCAGCTCAGGGGGTGATGCGGACCACGAACGACGCCGGCGGTCCGGGCTGGCCGCTGCTGTCGCGCACGCGGACGCTGACGACCGTGTCGCCGACCGGAAAGCCGAACGGCTCGGCGATCAGGGCACAGAACTGAACGGTCGTGGCCTTGACGACGAAGCCGAACTCGCCATTGCCGAACACCGTGCAGGCTTCGCTCTCGCGCCGGCCGCCGGGCAGCCCGCTGCCGTTGACGAAGCGGCAGGAGAGATCGTTGATCGCGTTCGAGATGTTCTGCGTCAGGTCGAAGCTCGGCGATGCCGGGATGCCGCCGATCATCGGCAGCATGTCGTCACAGACGGCGAGGCTGCCGTTGCCGAGCGGGCGCGAGACGATGATCTCGAGATCCGGGCGCGTGGCGGGATCGGTGAGATCGCTGCGGAAGGCGTTGGTGCCCACCGGCCGGCGGCTCGGTCCCGGCTTGGCCTCGACCACGAGAGAGAACGAGAAGCCGAACGGTCGCACGTAGATCGGCCAGCCCTGGCTGGTGGTGCCAGACGCGGGCACGACCTCGTCGTTGGCGCGCACCAGGCCGACGTAGGTGATGTCGGCGCCGACCCGCCCAGTGGGCGTCGGCGTGCGCGTCTGCGTCGGCGTGCGGGTGATGGTCGGCGTCAGCGTGATGGTCGCGGTGCGCGTCGCCGTCCCGGTGCGGGTCGGCGTGCGCGTGACCGTCTCGGTGCGGGTCTGGGTGAACGTCGCGGTCTGAGTTCCCGTACGGGTGATGGTCCCGGTGCGGGTCGGCGTGCCGGTGACCGTCGGGATCGCGCTCGACGTTCGACTGGGCGTGGCCGTGAGGGTCCGCGTGCCGGTCGCCAGCGGCGTCGTGGTCGCCGTGCCCGTCCGGGTCAGCGTCGCGGTGGGCGGACGCGTCCCGGTGATGGTCTGCGTCGGCGTGCCGGTGCGGGTGGCGGTCGGCTGCGGCGTGCCACTGGCGGTGCGCGTCGGCGTCACGGTGGCAGTGGCCGCCACGGTTCCGGTGCTGGTTCGGCTCGGCGTCCGCGTCGGCGTGCCGGTGGCGGTGCGCGTCCCGCTCGCCGTCGCCGTGGCGGTCGGGGTGCGGGTCACGCTCGCGGTGGCGGTGAGGCTCGGGCTGCGTGAGCCCACCGGGGTGCGCGTGGGGGTGCGGGTCGAAGTGGGCGACCCGGTGGAGGTCGGCGTCTCGGTCGGCTCGGGGCGGGTATTGGTCGCCGTGGCGATCGGGGTGCGGGTGGCCGTTCGGGTGACCGTCGCGCTGCGTGTCGCGGTGCTGGTGCCGGTCGCCGGCACGGTACCGGTCACCGTGACGGTGCGGGTCGGGGTGATCGACGGCGTGCGGGTGACCGTCCGGGTGGGCGTCTGGGTTCCCGTGGCGGTCTCGGTCGGGAACGGCGTACGGGTCGGAGTGAAGGGGCTGGTGCGCGTGCGCGTCGGCGTCACAGTCAGCGTGAACGTCGCGGTGCGCGTCTCGGTGGCGGTCGGCGGGGCGGTGTCGGTGGCGGTCGGGCTCGGCCCGGGCGTGATGGTTCGAGTACGCGTGCCGGTCGCGCTCGGCGTTCCGCTGGCGGTCGGGCTTGCCGTGCGCGTCGCCGTCGCGCTGCGCGTGGGCGTCGCGGAATTGGGGGGCGTGCGGGTCGGGGTGGCCGAGCGACTGGCAGTAGCGGTAACGGTCGCGGTCGCCGGTTGGGATGCGGTTGCGGTGGGAATCGGCGTACCGGTGGCCGGGACGGCCGTCTCCGTCGCGGAGCGGGTAGGCAGCGGCGTGCCAGTAGCGGTCGGACGGGGCGTCACGGTCACCAGCGGCTCGCTGCCGACGCGCAGGAGGATCTGCATCGGGGCGCTGGGCGTGCCCGCGGTGTCGAGCACGCGGGCGGTGATGATGGTCGCACCGTTCGGGAAAGCCTCGACGGCGGACACCGGCAGGCAGAATTGGGCACGGGTGCGCGGATCGACGAAGCGCTGCACGCCGAAGCTGTCGAAGGTGCAGGCGCGAAACGGGTTGGCGGCGAATTCGAAGCGGCAGCCGATGTCGTTGAAGGCTTCGTTCAGTCCCGGGCGGGGCGCATAGCTCGGCGGAGCCAGACCGGGAACGCCGCCCTCGCCGCAGACGGCGGCGTTGCCATCGCCGAGATTGCGCGTC
Coding sequences within it:
- a CDS encoding SAM-dependent methyltransferase, giving the protein MSPARRRRPDRGATGAAVEPLSYCDFVDRALFDPAWGYYSTGGVRFGEGGHYDTYPLALSPVFGRMVAHYAFRVWQRRGRPPRFELCELGAGNGQLCLDTLLGIDGEARRRPTWRAFAAATRYRIVERSVGLVTRQRRTLGPLAARVTWQRADLAQRAPAAFGPVGLIVANEVLDCLPHHKVVGTSGGPGVVHVQPMLHRRPLGPAALAAAMRDPAARQRVRFREIVRPLRQLPALARCIARYYPELRDLPPDAPPVFVAPRLASLLANTARCYTRADAIWIDYGELRRFHLRAPEWRKAFAGPPRSGRSIYDAPGADDITFMVDFTLAADAARDAGWQVVAYGPQAELARLSGIAVDDGLLEEIVRQRALVWMLALAGVGAEATWRSGAIGHARGTTAGAEPVRRYVARSLREFRRRRGATFKLLLLRR